The following are encoded in a window of Hippoglossus stenolepis isolate QCI-W04-F060 chromosome 10, HSTE1.2, whole genome shotgun sequence genomic DNA:
- the pth2 gene encoding tuberoinfundibular peptide of 39 residues, which produces MSEAPSEAALCRMSFLLLCILGMTLVTSGFPQPGLPLRSAEDSEETKRPDRDVLYPSISLRDWSIQMLSAPSLRAAADSKAGLVKEAWLFDPERTEAGMGKVWPAEWSSQGARMVKRNMVVADDAAFREKSKLLTSMERQKWLNSYMQKLLVVNSS; this is translated from the exons ATGTCTGAAGCCCCATCAGAGGCCGCTCTATGCCGCATGTCCTTCCTGTTGCTTTGCATTTTGGGTATGACCTTGGTGACATCCGGCTTCCCTCAGCCTGGACTACCTCTCAG AAGTGCTGAGGATTCAGAGGAAACGAAACGACCTGACCGGGACGTCCTGTACCCTTCCATCTCTCTCCGTGACTGGAGCATTCAGATGTTGTCAGCGCCCAGCCTCCGAGCAGCAGCTGACAGCAAGGCAGGACTGGTGAAGGAGGCGTGGCTCTTTGACCCAGAGAGGACGGAGGCAGG GATGGGAAAGGTGTGGCCTGCTGAATGGTCATCTCAGGGAGCCAGGATGGTGAAGAGGAACATGGTGGTTGCTGATGATGCTGCCTTCAGAGAGAAGAGCAAGCTCCTCACCTCCATGGAGAGACAGAAGTGGCTCAACTCCTACATGCAGAAACTACTGGTGGTTAATTCTTCATGA
- the tedc1 gene encoding tubulin epsilon and delta complex protein 1, giving the protein MQRSKASVSVEVKQVIAALCRLLAATGLDSVPAPETFRRAKFSGGPEVEGQFWKLLATILQRTGVVSSEDSSQLRGDSEHRKLVAAGLWQTGYHADWMCGREAGEDEEGKSLSSRDLLLALGWLLAKGTLEKLLTQRVQQLDKTLLTSLPVNTQVSHELQLDLTSLRRLQWLVGYLRHQRRILLAMIEERAQLLHAVFSAGLPSAVSSSSDYSSTALKDDCVCMRHLCDLLETYLNWKQVEKVFWTWMDSVVDCHLTEPVVKTSVHTPHVCHHKDQERVELDDMLSRLPTAQKGPRRCREETEDRGGERLQNGLDTSSLLCRPSQAYRVRLQVERPLSDHISTAERLHDSTKAPDTFPASQAAQLLLKTEALLLERRDRQRLANRMQLQEMIGELEGLVLIPP; this is encoded by the exons ATGCAGCGGAGTAAAGCGTCTGTGAgtgtggaggtgaagcaggtgatcGCAGCTCTGTGCAGACTGCTGGCGGCCACCGGGCTGGACTCGGTCCCAGCACCTGAGACCTTCAGACGGGCCAAATTCAGTGGTGGACCCGAGGTG GAAGGTCAGTTTTGGAAGCTCCTCGCCACCATCCTCCAGAGAACTGGTGTTGTGTCCTCTGAAGACAGCTCACAGCTAAGAGGAG ACTCGGAGCACAGGAAGCTGGTGGCTGCAGGCCTCTGGCAGACTGGTTACCATGCTGACTGGATGTGTGGGAGGGAGGcgggagaagatgaggaggggaAGAGTTTGTCCAGCAGAGATCTTCTACTGGCACTGGGCTGGCTGCTAGCTAAAGGAACACTAGAGAAACTGCTGACACAGAGAGTCCAGCAACTGGACAAAACCCTACTCACATCTCTACCT GTGAATACTCAGGTCTCTCATGAGCTCCAGTTAGACTTGACCTCCCTGCGGAGACTTCAGTGGCTCGTTGGCTATCTGAGACACCAGAGGCGGATCCTGCTGGCCATGATAGAAGAGCGAGCCCAGTTACTTCATGCT GTTTTTTCTGCCGGCCTCCCCTCAGCTGTATCTTCCTCCTCCGATTACAGTTCTACAGCACTGAAGGAT GACTGCGTTTGTATGAGGCATCTCTGTGACCTCCTGGAAACATACCTGAACTGGAaacaggtggagaaagtctttTGGACCTGGATG GACAGTGTGGTGGACTGCCATCTGACAGAACCCGTTGTTAAGACGTCTGTACATACACCCCATGTGTGTCACCACAAAGACCAGGAACGAGTGGAATTGGACGACATGCTATCGAGACTGCCCACAGCACAG AAAGGACCGCGGAGGTGTAGAGAGGAaactgaggacagaggaggagagaggttgCAGAATGGACTGGacacctcctctctcttatGTCGCCCCTCGCAGGCCTACAGAGTCAGGCTCCAGGTTGAGAGGCCGCTCAGCGACCACATCTCCACAGCCGAGAGGCTCCATGACAGCACCAAGGCTCCCGACACGTTCCCAGCATCTCAGGCTGCACAGCTGCTTCTTAAGACGgaggctctgctgctggagcggAGGGACAGGCAGAGACTGGCCAACAGGATGCAGCTGCAGGAAATGATTGGTGAACTGGAGGGACTGGTGTTGATACCACCATAG
- the dnal1 gene encoding dynein axonemal light chain 1 — translation MAKATTVKEALAKWEEQSGEKACDAIAIKLYGQVPAIEKIDASLSTLTNCEKLSLSTNCIEKITNLNGLKKLRILSLGRNNIKALNGLEAVGDTLEELWISYNLIEKLKGIQCMKKLKILYISNNLVKEWGEFSRLAELPCLEDMVFVGNPLEEKYSTEGTWMEEASKRLPNLKKLDGTPVIKQEEDEGEEES, via the exons GCCAAAGCAACGACTGTGAAAGAAGCACTGGCCAAATGG gaggAACAGTCAGGGGAGAAAGCATGCGATGCCATAGCAATAAAGCTGTATGGTCAGGTTCCTGCTATAGAGAAGATTGATGCTTCTCTCTCCACACTCACCAACTGCGA AAAACTGTCTCTGTCCACAAACTGCATTGAGAAAATAACCAACCTCAATGGCCTGA AGAAGCTGAGAATATTGTCATTAGGAAGAAATAACATAAAGGCACTAAATGGGCTG GAGGCAGTGGGAGACACATTGGAAGAGTTGTGGATCTCCTATAACTTGATAGAGAAACTGAAGGGAATCCAGTGCATGAAGAAGCTGAAAATCCTCTACATATCCAACAATCTGGTGAAGGAATGGG GAGAGTTTTCGAGGCTAGCTGAACTACCGTGCCTCGAAGACATGGTGTTTGTTGGAAATCCCCTGGAGGAGAAGTATTCAACCGAGGGAACTTGGATGGAGGAAGCTTCTAAAAGGCTGCCCAACCTGAAGAAACTAGATG GAACCCCAGTCATcaaacaggaggaggatgaaggagaggaagaaagctGA